cagaaggaagccactcctcagtaaaagacacatgacagcccacttggagtttgccaaaatgcacctaaagacactcagaccatgagaaacacgattctttggtctgatgaaatcaagattgaactctttggcctgaatgccaagtgtcacgtctggaagaaatctggcaccatccctacggtgaagcatggtggtagtgGCAGtatcacgctgtggggatgtttttcagcggcagggactgggagactagtcaggatcgagggaaatatgaacagagcaaagtatagagatccttgatgaaaacctgcaccagagcgctcaggacctcaaactggggccaaggttcaccttccaacaggacaacaaccctaagtacacacccaagacaatgcaggagtggcttcgggacaagtctctgaatgtccttgagtggcccaggcagagcccggacttgaacctgatcgaacatctcttgagcgacgctccccatccaacctgacagagcttgagaggatctccagagaagaatgggagaaactccccaaatacagttgtgccaagcttgtagcgtcataccgaagaagactcgaggctttaatcgatgccaaaggtgcgtcaaaaagtactgagtaaagggccggaatacttatgtaaatgtcatattttataaattagtaacaaaatgtggaaaaagtctgaatactttccgattgcactgtatGACCATTTCCAGGACTGCAGTTAGCATGCCTTCATTTGGGAGTACAGACTTGCTGGTTCATTCCCTGCCAGAGCTTTATTTTGGGTATGTAAATGAAGCTCAAACTTTTCCACTCCACCTGTCTTTACCGCTGTCTttgtccatctccctctccccccaggTACAACATGGATGCAGGAGATTGTTCCCCTGGTACAGAGTGGAGGGGACCTGACCCCGGTGCTGACTATCCCAAACTGGGACAGGGTTCCTTGGCTAGAAGAGCTTAGGGCCTGTGTCCTCAATCTGGAGCAGAGGGCATCACCACGCCTGTTTGCTACccactaccactacaacatgatgccCGCCTCCTTCTTCACTGTCAAGCCTAAGGTAGTGCACTGTAGATACGTGTAGATCAGCTCCTGTAGTGGAGCTGGTTTGGTGAACTATGCTGCTTTAGCTTTAGGCTTTAACACAATGGGCTAACACGATCATGGGTCACATTGATGACCTGGGTTTAATACCCAGTTGATCACATTTCTCATCATGTCAAGAGAATGTAGTCTGTCACTACACTACATCGAATGTTACAATTCTAAGGCTGATTGCGCACATTGTGCACTATTAGAATAATACACAATGGCCTTGGGTAATGAATGGTTGATCAGAGAGATTCCTCATCTCCAGGTCATCTATGTGATGAGAAACCCTAAAGATGTGTTCACATCCTCCTATCACTACTACGGCATGGCCTCCTACCTGGTCAAACCTGGCACTCAGGACCAATTCCTGCAGAAGTTCATCAATGGAAAAGGTTTAGTATTCTTTCTTATTTTCCAACTATTACAGACATTTTGATAATATCAGTTTCATGCTTTTAGAATCAGAAAAGGCTAAGTGATCTATGTTTTTTTGATTGGCAGATTTATTTGGGTCCCGGTGACCTGCTCTACTGTATAAAGCAGACTTGGCTATAGAATCTATGGGCTCAAATATCCAATATGAAAGAACAGGAGCAATTTAGCAAAAGAGCAATGTTCAAGGCCAGCATATTTATTACCCTGGAATTATCATTAACAATTGATGATGTACTGTTTAGTCTCCTTCCTTTGAATAATTGATGCTACCTCtgttattcacaattcattcactGGCCTATCAAGTATTGATAGAGCATTTGTAGTTGTCCTTTTTTGTAATAGCTTTGATGATGCATTTGTGGTCTCCCCCCCCCAGTGATGTTTGGTTCGTGGTTTGACCACGTGATAGGCTGGTTGAATGCTAAGGACCAGGACCGCACCATGTACATCTCCTACGAAGAGATGATATTAGTGAGTATCGTATGCTCAGTCAATACCCTAACAAAAGGACTTACATTTG
The nucleotide sequence above comes from Salvelinus namaycush isolate Seneca chromosome 35, SaNama_1.0, whole genome shotgun sequence. Encoded proteins:
- the LOC120029754 gene encoding sulfotransferase 2B1-like, with the protein product MTEAELYTEYKGVYLPTHLHPQGSLKYYEEFTFRHDDILIVTYPKSGTTWMQEIVPLVQSGGDLTPVLTIPNWDRVPWLEELRACVLNLEQRASPRLFATHYHYNMMPASFFTVKPKVIYVMRNPKDVFTSSYHYYGMASYLVKPGTQDQFLQKFINGKVMFGSWFDHVIGWLNAKDQDRTMYISYEEMILDLRDSVSKISQFMGKSLDSEVIEKIADHCVFKNMKQNKMSNYSLVPNEFMDHNKSEFLRKGIAGDWKNQFTVAQAEYFDAIYKKQMKDIKYKFVWD